CTGGGAGCAGGACCCATCGGTCTGGTCACTCTGATGGTATGTTActtaactttataaattttaacttctcacagaaaatatttaacttgcacaaaaaaaaatcaagtgaTGAAAGCTTTTTGATGATCTGAactatttttttacatttctaATGATTTTGTTATTGGATTAAGCACTTGGTAAAAGTCTGGGCCACATAACCTAAAAGGTGGAAGAATCTTACCAAAGATATAAAGTATAGACcaagtaaatataaaataacgCAGAAGACATTTTGTTTCCTGAAAGCCATCTAAACTCTTTAGTCGCTACTTTTAAACAcatggaaaaatattaaaaggtATTTTATGAAATCATACATCCTCTTCCTCTTGCAGGCAGCTCAAGCCATGGGTGCCTCAGAGATCCTGATCACGGATCTGCTGCAGCAGCGCCTGGACGTGGCCAAGGAGCTGGGCGCCACCCACACGCTCCTGCTGAAGCGGGACCAAACCGCCGAGGAGACGGCGGAACTTGTCCGCCAAAAGATGGGCGGTCAGCCGGACAAGTCGGTCGATTGCTGTGGTGCAGAGAGCAGCGCCCGCCTGGCCATCTTTGTAGGTCATCTAGCAGGGTCAAGCTGAACTGTAGAGCTTAATTTCCGATTCCATTGCAGGCCACTCGTTCCGGAGGAATTGTTGTGGTCGTGGGCATGGGAGCCGCTGAGGTCAAGTTGCCTCTGATCAATGCCCTGGCCCGTGAAGTGGATATCCGTGGAGTTTTCCGCTACTGCAACGAGTAAGTGTAGAGTTCCTAAAACGAGATCCTTTGTTTAACCTAGAATCATTTCAGCTATGCCGCTGCCCTGGCCCTCGTAGCATCTGGAAGGGTGAACGTGAAGCGACTGGTGACCCATCATTTTGACATTAAGGAAACGGCAAAGGCGTTCGAGACCTCGCGAAAGGGACTGGGTGGCGCCATCAAAGTGATGATTCACGTACAGCCCAGGGATACCAATAATCCTCAAAAATTCTAAACACTTGTATAAGCCGATAAATATATGTAGCATAGAAAACACAGTACACTATTGCGCCTATAATCAATACACAGGCTCTAGTCAAAATCTAACTTTTGGACACCCAGTATttccaaaaaactaaattcgtCGAGTTCCCGGTAGTGTATCAGTCGACCCCCTTTTTTCAGCAACCAGATGGCCGGCTTCGTTTTCGGCGGTATCGCGGCCTGTCGCCGAACCACCCACTGCCTCGGTCTGCTGCGCTCCTCCTACCGACCCCTTTGCCTTCATCCGTCCTTGGCGCCACTGCACCAGCGACGCCGGCGGCACAGCAATTCCTCGCGATCCGGAGGTTCCGGCGAGAAGAAGAACCCAAATGAGGTGAAGGGTCAAACCAAAGAGCCAGGCCACAGTGCTGGTGAATTGGAGACGACAGCAGCGCCGCCTGATCATCCCAAGGCTCCTGGAGAGCAAAGACCCGAGTCGCCCTACGAGGTCCGGCCAAAGGTACTGCCCATCCAGGATCAGCCACATCGCTCACAGCCCTCGCCTGCGGAGGTCAAGCCCCCAAACCCACACACTATTGTCTGCAGCTCAGATAACCAAGATTTATCGGGATCTCCGGAAAATGTTTTAGGAAAAAATGAGAGCTTTGAAGACAATGTGGTTGAGTTAGGGTCTCCGGTTAAGATAACAGAAACAAAAGGTGAGCAATGCTAGGATGAAAATTCAAAAGGCTAAGCCCCAAACCTTTACCCTGCAGATTTCGAAACAAAATCTGAGTCTCAGATTTTTCCAACCTCTACCGTAATTGATCTTATAGAAAGCCCCAAGTATCATTCGTTATCTGCCTCTGAATCAAAAGATGATCCCAAATTTGAAAACTTATTGGCAATTGAGTCCGAGCTTAAGTCCCTCACAGCATCCATATCTGAATTTATTGAACAGCCTAATCAACAAACCTTTTCTCCAATTAAAGCAGAGCTCAATTCCATGGACTCGACCACAACTAATCAAAATTCTCAGGGTGTAACGAGGTCTCCAGATTTGCTGTCGCAGCAAAGTTCCTTTGTAACTCCATTTGAGATACAGTCTAAGGACTCGAACCCTTCTAAATCAAAAGATAGGATCCAGTCGAAAGAATCTCAGCCTTCAATCGAGTCGTACCCGAGACCGGCTTCTAAGTCTTCTGGTTTAGGTGGGAGCCTTGATCTTAAAGTTATGTCCAGTCCATTGAACAAACCCCAAACAGAGAAGGCAAATACTCATACTGAAAGTCTAAATCGAAGTTCTGAGTCTAAAAACAGTAGCACAAGAACTTGTAAAGGGGTTACGAGCTCCACTTTTAATATGCCTGGGGAAAACAAGATTTCTGGGATCAAAGTCGATTTAGAAACACTTAAAGAAAGAAGTACAGAATTTGGCCAGCTGTTAGATAAAGTTCAAGAAAAGAGATTCGAAAAAGTCGACGCTGTCAAGGAAAAGCAGGCTAATAGGGATGTCATCCAGAAATGGGTGGAGCATTTTAAGTTGGCAGGCAAAAAGACCGCATCTGCCATCGAAACCAAAACGTCAGAGACTATTTTGGCACCCTCCGAAAGTAGTAAAGAAAAGAAGGTTTATTTCATAGAAACGCTGGTAAAGGAAAATAACATATGGGTACCTAAGAACTCAAGGTCTTCCAATACCATTTCACGTCCCTCTAGCAAAAATATTACCTCAATAGAGCCAACCACAAGCGCCAAATTGGCATTGCCATTAAAAATCGTCCCCAAAAATGAAGCTCCAACTGCGTTTAAGAAAACCGTCAAACCAGTTCCTTCATCCGAACTTAAGTCTAATAAGAATACTCAATTTGATGTCGCCAGTAAAGCAACCAAGCCCACTGAATTTATTCTAGGTCAGCCTCCTTCAACGAAAAATTCGCAATCTAACGAGTGGGCATCTCCATCGGTCGACTCCAAGAATTCAAATGCAGTACTAAACGCGAAGAGTAATAAAATTAGTAACATAGATCACGACAGACCTAAAGCTCAGTCCACAGAGGAAATAGTCGCAATGTTTAAGGAAGACAATGATAGTGACCAGGCTAAAATTGAGGAAGGCAGAGTCAGAGAATTGTTCAACACACTAGACAAATTTAATGATAGGCCGGGTTCTTGGTGGACTCTGCCAGAACTCTCTTCATGCACTAAGAATAATCAATCAGATGTTTTGGCCGTGCTTTCATCGAGGTCCGGTAAAAAAGGAGGAGGTACCATAAGTGAAAAAGGACACCTCGATAGCACTGACTCGGGCAACAAAACTGAAGATACCTTCACAAAACTTGGCGACTTAGACTCGACGATCCGAGAAGAGGAATATGTTGATCAAAGAAAGAAAGACAAGCTCAGCGAAGATTATTTTGCAAAGCTAAGTAACTTGGATTCGACTATCCGAGAGGAAAGCGGTGATGAACAGAAAAAGCAGGACAAGTCAAAAGAGAGCGATATCAAGGATGAGAAGAATGTTGATCAGAGAAAATTTGATCTAGCAAAGAAAGTTTCGTCTTTCATGAAGTCTACCCAGAAACCAAAAAGATTTGAAAAAATGGATTCAAAGACCAAAAGCAAAGTAGAAACGACATCTGAGCTAACACCCAGCGATCTGTACGACCCAATAGCTCCGGAGGTTTCCTCCCCAGCTCCTGTGGAATCGGGCAAAGCCGATCTTGAAGATATCAAGGAGCCCAGACCCAGCCTAGAGGCTCCAGCGGTCAAGCCCAAGAAGGAGGAAGCCAAAGTAAAGGCACCCACGGCAGCGGATGAAACCAAAATCAAGGCACCCACGGCATCGGATGAAACCAAAATCAAGGCACCCACGGCAATGGATGAAACAAAAACTAAGGTCGACGAAAAAGCTCCGCTGGAACAAAGTCAGCCGAAAAAAGAAAAGCCACAGCTGGATGATGGGGAACTGGCCCTGAAATTGCTGGACAAAGCTACAGGGGAGATACCAGTGACGGCGCAACCGACGCCAAAACCGCAAGTCGAGAAGAGCCTCTTTCAACACCTCTTCGATAAGATCTTGGGCAGGGGCAAAAGCAACCAGGGCAAGCGCCACATGTCCTCCTATACAGGTCGACGTCACCTGAGCACTAGTTCCATGGTTACATCTCCAATGCAGGTTATAAGGACAAAAGTTGGGGATAGGACATTCGTCAGTCGGGAATCGGCCAACAAAATACTAAGCGTTGTGCATGAAGATAAACTGGATCCACAGGAGGAATCCCCTGTTGTCATTCGCCTGCAACAACCCGTGCTGGAACCCCCGACATTTGAACTGTTTGCCAAAAATGATGACACTGAGATAAAAGGAGGCTCGCCCGAATGCTCTTCGCCCAAGAAGTCGCCGCGAGAGCTTCTGCGGGAAAAGCAACAGACCAGAAAGATCAAGATCCTGGGCGGATCCGAGGAGTGTGCCAAGAAGATGAAACGACTCAAGGAGCTCACGAAGGAAaaggacgacgacgacgactgTGGCAGTCGTCAGTTCTCCAGCAGCGTATCGCGCTTTTGCCGCCAGCTCTGGGTAGGTTTTGGGTTTGCTGAAGCGAATGTGCTTGACGTCAGTCTTCATCATATAGATGTGACACTATCATACCTTACTAGATTATTTGTTGGTATATTGGGTTTAATACTTAGGCTAACAGTTTAACAGAGCTTTTTTAATCACGCCAACAATgtataatacaaatattattcaCATTCCCTTTAcgtacactcagaaaaaaaaagttaggCGCCTTATATACTAAGCACTTTCAGAATAAACAGTTAGGACATTTTTGAGTTGATCGTTACTTAAATCCAAATTTTACTTAATTTAAGAACTTTCCAGTACGAACATTCTTAAAATGTGGAACATGAAATCGTTCTTAAGTCAAGACTGTTTGTACTTGATTTTAGCACTTACTCGTAATACTTGGtagtgttaaaatgcaagtcaTTTTTGGAACATATTCATTTCAGACCTAAATTTTTTCCACTACGCTAAACTTAATTCTTCTACCGATTTTGGGGGCAAAAGGAACGGAAATACACAGGGTACTATTATCAGAGACCTTTATGAATGTCATATCGAGGTGATTGACGCCCAGCTAACTGTAGTATATAGATTAGCTCCATTTCGCACGACATCGTAAGAAACGAGAGAATTATTCAGagtcaattaaaattttataccACCCCGGGGTCTGATAAGGTGTCGCAAATCAGCGTCGGCTCAACTTTGATAGTAACAATTTAGCGACTACACAACCATGCAATGAAAACATTCAGAAGTATAAACAAAACTCTGGGAGGCGACCTAGGTTGTTTGTAGGTCAAGACTAAAATCTCTAACCGATGGGGCACAGTTTTCTATTATTCCAGAGGCGGCAAACAACTCGAACAAAGTCAAATAACCTGCCAATCTTGCCGATATGAGCACGGAGATGTCGATACGATAACTGGATACCAGGTTGGACTGAATCTTGAGACCACATACAAGGGGGTTGATCTGATGACTTTCTGCAACTTAACATAGTACTGGATCTGGTCAGATCAATGCGGAGCTACTAATAATATAGAAACATCCTCCAATAATGGATTTATGACTTGATTAACTAATGTAATTTAATGGCAATAAAATTACTTATTGAACAATTCAAATGAATGGATATTAAACATGGAGATGGTCTTATTTACTGTATGATATGAGGCTGATGAGCTGTGATTTTATATTTAGGTTCCTTAGCTTCTGATTCGGTGTttccactctaacgtccacaatCCACCCAAAACTAACTGTCCGTACGTCCGTATGAATGCCGAGATCCCAGAAACCATAAAAGCTACCCATTTCGGATTAGGCATGTAGATTCGAGAGATTCTCGAGCAGCGCACGTTTGTATGAACAAGGTGACGACTGAATATAATAATCCGTCCAAAACGGTGGTGCCCTCAGTATATTAGGGAAGAGTAGGGTTAGGATAGTAAGAAAAGTTTGACTAAGCATAGCAGCTATAAATAAAGAGTCCTCACAAAACCACATAGTGGTGTCATTGGAAAGCCTGTTCCTTTGAAATTTTTCCACACCACTTTGAAGTCAATTGCAAAGCTTTCAGGAATAGTTGCATAAtgtaaaatactttttaaactaTCCTTGCCCCGGATTGGAGTAGTAATAGTAATAAATTTACTTCCGCTGTTATTCGTATATAATTaagaaaatttttattttgttatttgacTAGAGTCTTTGAACACCAATCTTTCATTCTCAAATGGAATAaattttttcggtttttttgtttataccTTTCTTATTAATATAAAAGTGCGGGTATAGCTTTCTGACGCGGAAGCGTCTGATCTGCTGAATATCATTATCCCTTAAAAATTCGGTGTtgtaaatttgtatttagttATTTTATCTTTAGTTATACCATCTTGGATCATCGAGTTTTCGTTAACATGTGCAATCACCACTGGCACCATCACTGGCACCATGAAAATTATATATACAGTTGAACCAAATCCGTATTATCAAATATTATCTTCAACTATTAACACAGGGAGTGTTTTGAGTTGTTGCAAAATACCACTAAGAATgattagcaaaaaaaaacgaacTCCATTTAAGTGTGTCGAACATAATAAAGATATTTTATCAAATGTGACATTGAAAGAATTTAATTCACAACTTCTTCAATTGATGGCGTTTAAAACTCAAATTGTTACTGTCGTGTTCTAAGTTATCTTCATTTAAAACGGCGCGCAATTTAAACGAGCCGTTTAGCCGCTAGGGTCACAAACTATCCTTTCCCCTTAATCCTCACCCCACTCTCAACTAttccaaattttttaattctaCTCAACCAACTTTTTGATATCCCCCACAACCAAGTTATGGATTCGCCAATGATCACCACACTCTAGTTCCTTAAGTTTTCGAGATAGGATTGGAAACTCTTATTTtcacctgttacatactttccaacgaatgcaatataactttttttaatcaTTTGCCATGTTCTCTTTGCAATtacttaaaattaatttttatttaaatagcaCTGCATTCTTAGGTGTACGCATAAAAAAGTTTGAATGGTTAAATGCTCAAGCGAAAAAAGTGAGTCAGCACAACAGACTATTACACAATTTAATAAGGTAACCAAGCCATTTCAATTAAGTACAACTTTTGTCCTcctgtttttcatttttatacccttgaagagggtattatgatttcagtcagaagtgaagtagacgtttccgaccccataaagtatatatattcttgactaacatcactagacgagtcgatctagccatgtccgtctgttcgtctggccgtctgtccgtccgtttctacgcaaactagtttctcagttttaaggcttaaggtcggaaaattggtgggtaaataatatgaaaaaaattatagcttcggtgtctTTTGACATAtaatcttatactattgggaatcaaacaaaaacacctcttaacgaggtaaaaagtagtggcgaacgcgcctttaacaaaaatttctgatatcaacaattgtgactaaaaattatattacattcgataaaataaataaactatattaaatttatgatttcggaccgcaacagtaaatatttatttacctactcgtaaattttctgttttagcgtgccgaatacataaatgtaatatagtttatttattttatcgaatgtaatatcatttttcgtcacaattgttgatatcagaaatttttgttaaaggcgcgttcgccactactttttacctcgttaagaggtgtttttgtttgataacagaagttttttttgctcaagagtttaagtaccccaatatcATGAcgaggagtcgtccccatctgcttggctattgaaaaaccaaacacacagattcgacacCTAATcctagctgaacgccaccttgaattaggcacaacaagtctTATCGCTTCAATAACCTATTTTcttagcacaagtttggaatctcaagagctgtatagtttcagattccaagagaaatctgtcgtttcttacatttcccgccgaactagcgggattttttatcgcttaatatctgccaaacggtaatttttagggcaaaaagtgttataaatcaaaacctcaagggctatatgatttaaaatttaaaaagaaatcgttcgactcaattttgagaaaatagtcaaaaagtggttttaaaaaataactttttgtcataactctaagtcttttatattcagacaattttactatataaaaagtatttagcaaattaaattatcttttcagagatatatagcacgtttctgtagcattagttgtttagatactataagcattttaaatctggctttttttttgatttcccgctaaactagcgggtttttccaaaagtcgtagaacaaacgttttctacttcaagctactttatacacccatagagtttccaaaaccctaaaactaagacggaatgcatacaaacccacaaacaaagggacaaacattttcattttgggaagaagaagaaaatcttgttttttgaatcaCTTTTGAACGAAACACCGGATTTCAaaaaatgaggtgtcattcgacgcgtattcttagtaagaataaaactagttaaacagccgggggcttttatccccaccgtatccagcagctccaaatttctaaatttttacttgtacactttcaccgctttttctcccaaacaaatctatatttcgaaagtcatGGTAtacaatcttcttagtttttgcaaaacctttcgattggtttatcactcgttgcgatcggaccataattgcaggttttcaattctgcggctatatatagcaGTTGTCTTcacacgctctcttgcgcgcttcgccattacgtgtactgccgtccacagtgatataaTTTCTtgtattttaaagaatttcgaattaaatgtaataattataactgcaagggtatacaaacttcggcttgtcgaagttaacttcctttcttgctTAAATATGGCTGACCTcttttttccgtttttttttcgataagTTATGCTTTTAAGTTGGTTTCCACGGTGCTAATAGGAGTAGGATTACTCAAGGATCTCAGTTTTCAAGGACTTTACCTACTGATTGCAATTGAGGATCTGGCAACTTTTTGTTCTGATCACAGCCTTTGGAATTCCCGTTGTACCGATGAAGCAGAGATATGCTACAGTCTGATCCTAACCCTGTTTCAGTCGATCTCAACTTACCATCACTAAACTCAACTATGGATTTTAGATGGACACGTTTAGGACACTAACATTAATTCTTACTTTGAGTCGATTTTTGATGGCTTTCGGTCTTATTAGTTTAAAATTCCCCGGTTATCTTCGATATTTGTGTCAGTGAAATTTCAAATACATTGGGAAATATGTAACATATAAAATTCAGTTTAGGCCTTATTTTCATAGACTAAACAGCATAAATTTCTTGAGctgttttttttcaaaatttcgtgttatttttttctagaaaagttcaaaattatatcaaaatgtttaaaagatCCGCGTTAATTCTAGGTCGTTGCGCGAAGGACTGCTTCTGCAGGCGATGCGTAAAGCCCACCTTTATACGGTCACACCATCTCAATGTTCTCGCAAACTTACATAAGGAAGGTCGGTATTGAGCTTATGTTTCTGGTTACAATAATGGTAAAACTCTTTTACTGTCATAGGCATCTCCAATCCTGAGGGCCTTTCTAATCGGAGACGTAAAAGATTCGGTAACGGTTCGATCATTCACGTCCAGGAGAACGATTTTTCTGAACTTGCAAGCACGATGCAACGACAATTTCTAGAGGATCTGGATCAAAAATCCCGAAGGATCGAATCGAATAGTTGGCTTAAAGAAGATGAGCAAGAGGATCTCGAAAAGATGAAAAAGGAATGTCTAAGGCTAGCGAAAGAAATCTCCATGGCTGGTAAAGATGGCGACATTGAAGAGGCTTGCAAGAAACTAGCTGAAAAAGAGAAGTGCAAGAAGAAAGAATTAAAGAAAAAGTGCAAGGAGCTGGCAGAAAGGGAAAAATGTGAGaagaaaaaactaaaaaagaaGTGTAAGGAATTGGCTAAAAAGGGAAAAGAGGATCCTTGCAAAAAGAAAAAGGATCCTTGCAAGAAAAAAGAGGATCCctgtaaaaagaaaaaagaagaTCCTTGCAAAAAGAAAAAGGATCCCTGCAAAAAGAAAGAGGATCCATGCAAGAAAAAAGAGGACCCCTGCAAAAAGAAAGAGGATCCCTGCAAAAAGAAAGAGGATCCTTGCAAAAAGAAAGAGGATCCATGCAAAAAGAAAGAGGATCCATGCAAAAAGAAAGAGGATCCTTGCAAAAAGAAAGAGGATCCATGCAAAAAGAAGGATCCATGCAAAAAGAAAGAGGATCCTTGCAAAAAGAAAGATCCTTGCAAGAAAAAGGAAGATCCATGCAAAAAGAAAAAGGAGGATCCCTGCAAGAAAAAGGACGGCGGTGATCTAAAAAAGAAATGCAAGAAAATGGCTCAAAAGGAAAAGTGCAAAAAACTGGCCAAGAAGGaaaaaatgaagaaaatgaTGAAAAAGTGCAAAAAGATGGCTGAGAAAGAAAAATGCAAGAAGATGGCGAAAAAAGATAAATGCAAGAAAAAGTAAATGACCGATCTTAGTTAACGCGGATTAAACGATTATATTgacaaatgttttaaaatagttttcaatCGGTGTGGTGGGGTTTTCTTCCTAATATTCATTGGCTATTGTGGTTAATTGAGAAACGGCTCAAATGGTTTTCAATTTGCTTAAGTGGGAAACGGCTTGTTATACCTGGTGTAGAATAAAAACGTGTTATTTTCCAAtttgagtggactgtatttcaattattaaatttatcacATTTCTTGTGTGTCCGATGCAGTGGCGGATCCAACGACGATTCTTGGGGGGGGGGAAATTGAACTTATTCTTCGATTTGGGGTTCAAACTTATTGCGAGAGAAatacagtacaaattataaaacaaaaattatccatcccaatttttaggtaaacaaagtggttatatttgaaaagtcAACCATATGCATGCATTACAGAGTGCATGCATTTTCAGGTTCTGTGGTTCCAAGGGGGGGGAAATTTCCATATTTCCCCCccgtggatccgccactggtCCGATGCTTTCCGTTGTAGTCTTAACACTAAGTCCTAAAAAATCTCTAAAGTGTGACGCAgcaccaaaatatattaaaagggAAAAGTTAGTATTTCATATACCAAAAGAGAATAagattcaaaaattaaataacggATGTAATGCGTTCATCAACATCCCGGACCGCCCTGAAACAATGTTTCAGAATTAGGCAGTACAGCTAACTTGGTGATGGGTCGGGTCATCTCTCCAGTAGAAGTCTTAAGTTTTACAACGCGTACAACTCCATCTGGTCCAGGATGAGCTTCCACTACACGGGCTAGTATCCAAGCTGCTGGAGGGAGATTTGAGTCCTTGACGAGGACTACATCGCCTACAGCGATGTTGCGTTCCTTGTTGCTCCACTTTTGACGTTGCTGCAGGGATGTTAAATACTCTTGGTGCCAGCGTTTCCAAAACCCTTGATACATCGATTGCAAGTGCTGCCAATAGTACAGACGACTGATCGGCAAATGAATCAGATCTCCCTCTGGAACAGTTGTGAATGGGCGTCCAAGTAAAAAATGGGCCGGAGACAAGTAGGTGAGGTCAGTGTCAGGTGTACAGCATAACGGTCGCGAGTTCACCACTGCACTGATCTGAGCAATCAGAGTTTGCATTTGTTCAAAGGTTAATACAGTTTTTCCCACAACTCGACGCAGATGTAGTTTGACGGAACGTACTGATGACTACCACTTTCCTCCCCAATGTGGCGAATGAGGAGGTATAAAACTCCACTTCTTTCCATCATTGGCCAGCGATTGTGTTAGATTGCGTTGATGCTCCTGCGAAGATAAAAATTGCTGCATCTCATCTAATGCCCGTTTGGCGCCAACAAAATTCGTCCCGTTGTCGCTGAAGATCTGTGAGCATTTTCCTCGAAGGGACATGAAACGCCGAAGACATGCCAGGAATGTGTCTGTGCTAAGATCGGTGGCCAGTTCCAAATGTATGGCTGATGTTACAAGGCAAACAAAGAGGCATATGTAGCCCTTAGTTTTTCGGGGATTGCGCCCTCTCCTTTCCTTTAGTATAAATGGCCAGCGTAGTCACAGCCTGAGTGCTGGAAGGGTAAAACTTCTGTTATACGGATGCCTGGTAGATCGGCCATGAATTGGTGCTCCGTGAGTTTACGTTGGCGGAAACATTTGATGCAATTGTGAACCAGATTTCTTATCAGGTTACGCGCACCAAAGATCCAGTACTTTTGACGAGCAATTACAAAAAGTGCAGAAACTCCTGCATGAAGATTTGTCGTATGCTCGTGTTCCAAAATCATTCTTGTGATGCGGTTCGACTTCGGAAGTAGTATTGGGTGTTTTACATCAGCTGGTAATTGTGAGTTGTCCAGTCGTCCACCAACTCGAAGAAGGCCATCCTTGCAGATAATCGGCGAGAGCTTCAGCAATTGGGAGCGGCTGTGAAGTGGCTTGTTTTCCGTCAGTAGTTTGCGGTCTTCCATGAAACATTTCTGAGCCTCTTGTAGGCAAAGAATGCGAGCAGCCTGAATCTCCTCAAATGTGAGCATCTTCCCATTTGCCAGCGTTGCAGATTTAATGGCCTTGGTCTTTTGGTTGAAGCGTAAGGCGTAAGCTACAACGCTTTGTCCAGGACGAGACGCGTTGAATCAAAGTTTCTAATGGTGACAATGAGCTGCTTTCCTGTGCGGTTAATGCGGTGGTCTTCACTTCTTCTTTTCCATGGTTTTTTGAAAGGGAAGAATATAACCTTTTACAACTCAACTTTACCGCTAGCATTTCTGGATCTTGCAGCCATGAAGGTCCCATCCACCATAAGTCGAAATGGAGAAGGTCCGAAGCAAGCACTCCTCGTGTGGCGCAGTCCGCCGGATTCTCCTTTGTGTTCACATGATGCCATGCGTTGCGCGGTAAGGCTTCGAGTATTTCTGAGGTTCTATTGGCTACAAATGTTTTAAGCTTAGATGGTGGATGTGAAAGCCAAGCCAAGACTATGGTTGAGTCACACCATGCATGTACTTCAATGTCCTTGTGTTGTAATGCAGCCTTGACTGATAAGAACAGTCGGCTCAGTAGCAATGCGCCACATAGTTCGAGACGCGGTAGAGACTGCTGCTTCAGCGGAGCAACTCTGTTTTTTCCTGCTATGAGTGAAACAGAT
This region of Drosophila subpulchrella strain 33 F10 #4 breed RU33 unplaced genomic scaffold, RU_Dsub_v1.1 Primary Assembly Seq354, whole genome shotgun sequence genomic DNA includes:
- the LOC119560414 gene encoding sperm-specific protein Don juan-like codes for the protein MFKRSALILGRCAKDCFCRRCVKPTFIRSHHLNVLANLHKEGISNPEGLSNRRRKRFGNGSIIHVQENDFSELASTMQRQFLEDLDQKSRRIESNSWLKEDEQEDLEKMKKECLRLAKEISMAGKDGDIEEACKKLAEKEKCKKKELKKKCKELAEREKCEKKKLKKKCKELAKKGKEDPCKKKKDPCKKKEDPCKKKKEDPCKKKKDPCKKKEDPCKKKEDPCKKKEDPCKKKEDPCKKKEDPCKKKEDPCKKKEDPCKKKEDPCKKKDPCKKKEDPCKKKDPCKKKEDPCKKKKEDPCKKKDGGDLKKKCKKMAQKEKCKKLAKKEKMKKMMKKCKKMAEKEKCKKMAKKDKCKKK